A single window of Mycobacterium sp. ITM-2016-00318 DNA harbors:
- a CDS encoding PaaI family thioesterase — protein MNTEESVDAHAGGGFNPPEPTTRGGPDYGRFVDAVRTLQDRTRAADAPDDVITKAADMIEDVTAMLAPFDADEWTTPSGRRMDLPNRGNILQVPSDLTTAGDEVDGSVRFRRYHLGRNGAVHGGAVALMWDSVLGFAAFRLTRSLKQRTAYLHVNYRKIVPVLKDLRVDARIDRSEGRKIYVSGRLHDGDDLLCDAEALFVTLNPGQP, from the coding sequence GTGAACACCGAAGAGTCCGTCGATGCGCATGCCGGCGGCGGATTCAATCCGCCGGAGCCGACCACCCGCGGTGGACCGGACTACGGGCGATTCGTCGACGCCGTCCGCACCCTTCAGGACCGCACCCGTGCAGCCGACGCGCCCGACGACGTGATCACCAAGGCGGCCGACATGATCGAGGATGTGACGGCGATGCTCGCGCCGTTCGACGCCGACGAGTGGACGACACCGTCAGGCAGGCGCATGGATCTGCCCAACCGCGGCAACATCTTGCAGGTGCCCTCCGACCTGACAACGGCCGGCGACGAGGTCGACGGCTCGGTCCGGTTCCGGCGATACCACCTCGGCCGCAACGGGGCGGTACACGGCGGTGCGGTTGCGCTGATGTGGGATTCGGTGCTCGGGTTCGCCGCTTTTCGGCTGACCCGCAGCCTGAAACAGCGCACGGCGTACCTGCACGTGAACTACCGCAAGATCGTCCCGGTACTTAAGGACCTGCGGGTCGACGCCCGGATCGACCGCAGCGAGGGGCGCAAGATCTACGTCTCCGGTCGACTGCACGACGGCGACGATCTGCTGTGCGATGCAGAGGCACTGTTCGTCACACTCAACCCCGGCCAGCCGTGA
- a CDS encoding neutral zinc metallopeptidase — MTVAGCSQATVLDGRAVSMRYDPYRVAGLPTSDGPSGPREAAPTATGRVEDTDDGDIDRAALLAIEDIEDFWSQHYSDAFAGRFAPVSRLVSVDPRSAATICGEPAAAFDYNALYCAPDDLIAWDRVNLMPVAKEFFGDMEINGLLAHEYGHALQWRAGLVGEQRSSILVREQQADCFAGVYMRWVAEGHSPRFSINTSRALDQVMAGAIAGRDPISTFDTLTLDPPSHGTALDRVSAFQTGFDIGTDGCAAMDSNEIQQRRGNLPPSLFDPASPQSDIAIDDETLSTLMELLDQVYAPANPPTLTADGDNCSASQQQPVVYCPGPNAIAVDMPTLRQIGAPADESDFVLLQGDNTALSMVTSRYALALQHDRGLPLNTPVTAMRSACLTGVAQRKMADPIRGPSGNQLVLGAGDLDEAVSGLLTNGVVATDVNGTPVPSGFTRILAFRTGLLGDADNCDQRFT; from the coding sequence ATGACCGTAGCCGGCTGCAGCCAGGCCACGGTGCTCGACGGCCGGGCGGTGTCGATGCGCTACGACCCGTACCGGGTGGCGGGCCTGCCGACCTCGGACGGCCCGAGTGGACCGCGCGAGGCCGCGCCCACGGCCACCGGGCGGGTTGAGGACACCGACGACGGGGACATCGACCGCGCGGCGCTGCTGGCGATCGAAGACATCGAGGACTTCTGGTCGCAGCACTACTCGGACGCATTCGCCGGAAGGTTCGCACCGGTATCCCGGCTGGTGTCGGTCGATCCTAGAAGCGCGGCCACCATCTGCGGCGAACCGGCGGCCGCATTCGACTACAACGCGCTGTACTGCGCCCCCGACGACCTGATCGCCTGGGACCGCGTCAACCTGATGCCCGTCGCCAAGGAGTTCTTCGGCGACATGGAGATCAACGGACTGCTGGCCCACGAATACGGCCACGCCCTGCAGTGGCGCGCCGGACTGGTCGGCGAGCAGAGGTCCTCCATCCTGGTCCGCGAACAGCAGGCCGACTGCTTTGCGGGGGTCTACATGCGCTGGGTGGCCGAAGGACACTCGCCGCGGTTCAGCATCAACACCAGCCGCGCCCTCGACCAGGTGATGGCTGGCGCGATCGCCGGGCGCGACCCGATCTCCACCTTCGACACGCTGACACTCGACCCGCCGTCGCACGGCACCGCACTCGACCGGGTGAGCGCCTTCCAGACCGGCTTCGACATCGGCACAGATGGTTGTGCCGCAATGGATTCCAATGAAATACAGCAACGTCGCGGCAACCTCCCGCCGTCGCTGTTCGATCCGGCGAGCCCGCAGAGCGACATCGCGATCGACGATGAGACGCTCTCGACACTCATGGAGCTCTTGGATCAGGTCTACGCTCCGGCGAACCCGCCGACCCTCACCGCCGACGGCGACAACTGCTCGGCGAGTCAGCAGCAGCCGGTCGTCTACTGTCCCGGGCCGAACGCCATCGCCGTCGACATGCCGACCCTGCGTCAGATCGGCGCCCCGGCCGACGAGAGCGACTTCGTGCTGCTGCAGGGCGACAACACGGCGCTGTCGATGGTCACCTCGCGCTATGCGCTTGCGCTGCAACATGACCGGGGACTGCCGCTCAACACGCCAGTGACCGCGATGCGCAGCGCGTGCCTGACGGGTGTCGCGCAACGGAAGATGGCCGATCCGATACGCGGGCCGTCGGGCAACCAGCTCGTCCTCGGCGCCGGCGATCTCGATGAGGCGGTGTCGGGCTTGCTGACCAACGGCGTGGTGGCCACCGACGTCAACGGAACCCCTGTGCCATCCGGCTTCACCCGGATCCTTGCGTTTCGCACCGGCCTGCTCGGCGACGCCGACAATTGCGATCAGCGATTCACCTGA
- a CDS encoding DUF4333 domain-containing protein: protein MSGPRDPRHPRPEDKTVEVPLRQPARADPVPAEEPWWKNANKRVPAPPRMPAPPAPAMPAPSQVPRRDRPPSATRNRHAKAAPPRKRGQLALLIGVGVLAIAAAVLVLMVAMSELDMLKGKVLSVSKAEAGVQRILLDPDDGYGATNVSDVVCNDGNDPEIRKGASFTCQVVVEGRKRQVLVVFSDDNGTYEVDRPR, encoded by the coding sequence GTGAGCGGACCGCGGGATCCCCGGCACCCGAGGCCCGAAGACAAGACCGTCGAGGTGCCGTTGCGGCAGCCTGCCCGCGCGGATCCGGTCCCAGCCGAAGAGCCCTGGTGGAAGAACGCCAACAAGCGCGTTCCCGCGCCGCCGCGGATGCCCGCGCCGCCGGCGCCTGCCATGCCTGCGCCATCACAGGTGCCGCGCCGTGATCGACCACCCAGCGCAACCCGCAATCGTCACGCGAAGGCGGCGCCCCCGCGCAAGCGCGGACAGCTCGCGCTGTTGATCGGCGTCGGCGTCCTCGCGATAGCCGCCGCAGTGCTGGTGCTCATGGTCGCGATGTCAGAACTCGACATGCTGAAAGGCAAGGTGCTCAGCGTGTCCAAGGCCGAGGCGGGCGTGCAGCGCATCCTGCTCGACCCCGACGACGGGTACGGCGCGACGAACGTGTCCGACGTCGTGTGCAACGACGGCAACGACCCCGAGATCAGAAAGGGCGCCTCGTTCACGTGCCAGGTGGTCGTCGAGGGCCGGAAACGGCAAGTGCTGGTGGTGTTCTCCGACGACAACGGCACCTACGAAGTGGACCGGCCGCGATAG
- a CDS encoding glucose 1-dehydrogenase — MGRVDGKVALISGGARGMGAAHARMLVDEGGKVVIGDILDDEGKALAAEIGDSVRYVHLDVTQPDQWQAAVETAVAEFGRLNVLVNNAGIVALGPLKKFDLGEWQKVIDVNLTGTFLGMRAAVQPMIDAGGGSIINVSSIEGLRGAPFVHPYVASKWAVRGLAKSAALELASKNIRVNSIHPGFIKTPMTAHLPEDMVTIPLGRPAEPEEVATFIVFLASDESSYATGSEFIMDGGLVTAVPNKA, encoded by the coding sequence ATGGGACGCGTCGACGGAAAGGTTGCGCTCATCAGTGGCGGAGCGCGGGGCATGGGCGCCGCGCACGCGCGGATGCTGGTCGACGAGGGTGGCAAGGTCGTGATCGGCGACATCCTCGACGACGAGGGCAAGGCGCTAGCGGCCGAGATCGGTGACAGCGTCCGCTACGTCCACCTCGACGTCACCCAACCCGACCAGTGGCAGGCGGCGGTGGAGACCGCCGTCGCCGAGTTCGGAAGACTCAACGTGCTGGTGAACAACGCGGGCATCGTCGCACTCGGACCGCTGAAGAAGTTCGACCTGGGGGAGTGGCAGAAGGTCATCGACGTCAACCTGACGGGCACCTTCCTCGGGATGCGGGCCGCCGTGCAACCCATGATCGACGCAGGCGGCGGCTCGATCATCAACGTCTCGTCGATCGAGGGCCTGCGCGGCGCGCCCTTCGTGCATCCCTACGTCGCGTCGAAGTGGGCGGTGCGTGGATTGGCGAAATCGGCAGCACTGGAATTGGCGTCGAAGAACATTCGGGTCAATTCCATCCACCCGGGATTCATCAAGACGCCGATGACGGCGCATCTTCCCGAAGACATGGTCACCATCCCGCTCGGCCGTCCCGCCGAACCCGAAGAGGTGGCGACCTTCATCGTCTTCCTGGCAAGCGACGAATCGTCGTATGCAACAGGCAGCGAGTTCATCATGGACGGCGGGCTGGTGACCGCCGTCCCGAACAAGGCCTGA
- a CDS encoding aldo/keto reductase: protein MTTASVARAAGTFALGGDLTVNRLGFGAMRITGKGVWGPPEDRDETIRVLRRAVELGVNFIDTANSYGPFVSEELIREALAPYPDDLVIATKAGLLRTGPDVWIPLGFPGYLRQELELSLRRLGVERIDLFQLHRIDDKFPLEDQVGELAALQQEGKIRHIGLSEVDVAQLAAAQKIAPIVSVQNMYNLTARDAEPVLEACEAQGLGFIPWFPLAAGPLAAPDGPLQRIAADHDASASQLALAWLLKRSPAMLPIPGTSKVSHLEQNVAAAEIEISDEEFETLSRAGSESSETA, encoded by the coding sequence GTGACCACAGCATCCGTCGCCAGAGCTGCCGGAACATTCGCCCTCGGTGGCGACCTGACCGTCAACCGACTGGGTTTCGGCGCCATGCGGATCACCGGCAAGGGCGTGTGGGGGCCGCCGGAGGACCGCGACGAGACGATCCGCGTTCTGCGGCGCGCGGTGGAGCTCGGCGTGAACTTCATCGACACGGCCAATTCCTACGGCCCCTTCGTGTCCGAGGAACTGATCCGCGAGGCGCTTGCGCCCTATCCGGACGATCTGGTCATCGCCACGAAGGCCGGACTGCTGCGCACCGGCCCGGACGTCTGGATTCCGCTCGGGTTTCCCGGCTACCTGCGCCAGGAACTGGAATTGAGTCTGCGGCGGCTCGGGGTCGAGCGCATCGACCTGTTTCAGCTGCACCGCATCGACGACAAGTTTCCGCTGGAGGATCAGGTCGGCGAGCTCGCCGCGCTGCAGCAGGAGGGCAAGATCCGCCATATCGGCCTGTCCGAGGTCGACGTTGCACAGCTGGCAGCGGCGCAGAAGATCGCGCCGATCGTGTCGGTGCAGAACATGTACAACCTCACCGCTCGTGACGCCGAACCGGTTCTGGAGGCCTGCGAGGCGCAGGGTCTCGGATTCATTCCCTGGTTTCCGCTCGCGGCGGGGCCGCTGGCGGCGCCGGACGGCCCGCTGCAGCGCATCGCCGCCGACCACGACGCCAGCGCATCTCAGCTCGCCCTGGCGTGGCTGCTCAAGCGATCACCGGCGATGCTGCCGATCCCGGGCACATCGAAGGTGAGCCACCTTGAACAGAATGTCGCCGCCGCGGAGATCGAGATATCCGACGAGGAATTCGAGACCCTGAGCCGGGCCGGCTCCGAAAGCTCTGAGACCGCCTAG
- a CDS encoding DUF1990 domain-containing protein: protein MKLTDLAALQLTYHEVGATAGPLPDGYHHVRKSAVIGHGRPRFDDAATKVMRWGMLRGAGVRVDATSQVATVGSEVLVGLGPVRAPCRVVYLIDEVDHRGFAYGTLPGHPESGEELFAVRFDPATGDVHAEVVAFSRHATWWSRLGSPVTALMQRVITSRYLTAL, encoded by the coding sequence GTGAAACTGACCGACTTGGCGGCACTGCAACTGACCTACCACGAGGTGGGTGCGACGGCTGGACCGCTTCCTGACGGGTATCACCACGTGCGCAAATCGGCCGTGATCGGTCATGGGCGGCCGCGATTCGACGACGCGGCCACGAAGGTCATGCGGTGGGGCATGCTGCGCGGAGCAGGCGTCCGGGTCGATGCGACCAGCCAGGTGGCGACCGTCGGCTCCGAGGTTCTCGTCGGCCTGGGGCCGGTGCGCGCGCCGTGCCGCGTCGTTTACCTGATCGACGAGGTCGATCACCGCGGATTCGCCTACGGCACGCTGCCGGGCCACCCCGAATCCGGGGAGGAGTTGTTTGCCGTGCGCTTCGATCCCGCGACCGGCGACGTGCACGCCGAAGTCGTCGCGTTCTCACGGCATGCAACGTGGTGGAGCAGGCTGGGGTCGCCCGTCACGGCACTGATGCAGCGGGTTATCACGTCGCGGTACCTGACTGCTCTGTAG
- a CDS encoding phage holin family protein, translated as MTVESKSAADASIGELMSQMSAQTSRLVRDEMRLATKELQQSAKHAGVGAGLFSAAGLLALLGLMTLIAAAVAALSLVLPGVWAAAVIVAVVLFLAAGVAALIGRKQAEEIAPPRQSVESVKADIKEVKDARS; from the coding sequence ATGACTGTGGAATCCAAATCGGCAGCCGATGCGTCGATCGGCGAGCTGATGAGCCAAATGTCGGCACAAACCTCGCGGCTCGTGCGCGACGAGATGCGGCTGGCCACCAAGGAGCTGCAACAATCAGCCAAGCACGCAGGCGTCGGCGCGGGACTGTTCAGCGCCGCGGGCCTGCTTGCTCTGCTCGGTCTGATGACCCTGATCGCCGCGGCGGTCGCCGCGCTGTCGCTCGTGCTGCCGGGGGTATGGGCGGCAGCCGTCATCGTGGCCGTCGTGTTGTTCCTCGCCGCGGGCGTCGCGGCGTTAATCGGCCGCAAGCAGGCTGAGGAGATAGCTCCGCCGAGGCAGAGCGTCGAAAGCGTCAAGGCCGACATCAAGGAAGTGAAGGACGCACGCTCATGA
- the thrS gene encoding threonine--tRNA ligase has product MSAAPSPAPAAPIRVAAGTTAAAAVREAGLPSRGAPDAVVVVRDAEGRLRDLSWVPEADVEVTPVAADTDDGRSVIRHSAAHVLAQAVQELFPEAKLGIGPPITDGFYYDFDVAQAFTPEDLEALEKRMRQIVKDGQLFSRRVYESKDQACEELAGEPFKLELVDDKSGDPEVMEVGGDELTAYDNLNPRTRERIWGDLCRGPHIPTTKFIPAFKLTRSSAAYWRGDQNNASLQRIYGTAWESQEALDHHLELIEEAQRRDHRRLGAELDLFSFPDEIGSGLAVFHPKGGIIRRELEDYSRRKHSQAGYQFVNSPHITKAELFKISGHLDWYSDGMFPPMHLDAEFNPDGTVRKPGQDYFLKPMNCPMHCLIYRSRGRSYRELPLRLFEFGTVYRYELSGVVHGLTRVRGLTMDDSHIYCTREQMRDELTSLLRFVLDLLGDYGLTDFYLELSTKDPNKFVGSDDMWSEATSVLAEVGAASGLDLAPDPGGAAFYGPKISVQVKDALGRSWQMSTIQLDFNFPERFDLEYTAADGSRQRPVMIHRALFGSIERFFGILTEHYAGAFPAWLAPVQVVGIPVADGHIEYLESVAEQLSSRGIRVEVDTSDDRMAKKIVNHNNQKVPFMLLAGDRDVDAGAVSFRFGDRSQVNGVPRDEAVETIARWIADRENAAPTAELMKAATPT; this is encoded by the coding sequence ATGAGCGCCGCCCCAAGCCCCGCCCCAGCAGCCCCGATCCGGGTCGCTGCCGGGACGACCGCGGCGGCAGCTGTTCGCGAGGCGGGGCTGCCCAGTCGCGGGGCGCCCGACGCGGTGGTGGTCGTCCGGGACGCCGAAGGCCGACTCCGTGACCTGAGCTGGGTGCCCGAGGCCGACGTCGAGGTCACGCCGGTCGCCGCGGACACCGACGACGGTCGAAGCGTGATCAGGCATTCGGCGGCCCACGTGCTGGCGCAGGCGGTGCAGGAGCTGTTCCCCGAGGCCAAGCTCGGTATCGGACCACCGATCACCGACGGCTTCTACTACGACTTCGACGTGGCGCAGGCGTTCACCCCCGAGGATCTGGAGGCGCTGGAGAAGCGCATGCGTCAGATCGTCAAAGACGGCCAGCTGTTCTCCCGACGCGTGTACGAGTCGAAAGACCAAGCGTGCGAAGAGCTCGCCGGCGAGCCCTTCAAGCTGGAGCTCGTCGACGACAAGTCCGGCGATCCCGAGGTGATGGAGGTCGGCGGCGACGAGCTCACCGCCTACGACAACCTCAATCCGCGCACCCGCGAACGCATTTGGGGTGATCTATGCCGCGGCCCGCACATTCCGACGACGAAGTTCATCCCGGCGTTCAAGCTGACCCGCAGCTCGGCCGCGTACTGGCGCGGCGACCAGAACAACGCCAGCCTGCAACGAATCTACGGCACCGCGTGGGAGTCGCAGGAGGCCCTCGACCACCACCTCGAGTTGATCGAGGAAGCGCAGCGCCGCGACCACCGTAGGCTCGGCGCCGAACTGGACCTGTTCAGTTTCCCCGACGAAATCGGTTCGGGCTTGGCGGTATTCCACCCCAAGGGCGGCATCATCAGGCGCGAACTGGAGGACTACTCGCGGCGCAAGCACAGCCAAGCCGGCTACCAGTTCGTCAACAGCCCGCACATCACCAAGGCGGAGCTGTTCAAGATCTCCGGACACCTGGACTGGTACTCCGACGGCATGTTCCCGCCGATGCATCTCGACGCCGAGTTCAATCCCGATGGCACGGTGCGCAAGCCGGGGCAGGACTACTTCCTCAAGCCGATGAACTGCCCGATGCACTGCCTGATCTACCGGTCGCGCGGACGGTCCTATCGTGAACTTCCGTTGCGGCTCTTCGAGTTCGGCACCGTGTACCGGTATGAGCTGTCTGGTGTGGTGCACGGGTTGACCCGCGTGCGCGGCCTGACGATGGACGATTCGCACATCTACTGCACCCGCGAGCAGATGCGCGATGAGCTGACGTCGCTGCTGCGGTTCGTGCTCGATCTGCTCGGCGACTACGGGCTGACCGACTTCTATCTGGAGCTGTCGACCAAGGATCCGAACAAGTTCGTCGGCTCCGACGACATGTGGTCCGAAGCCACCAGTGTGCTGGCCGAAGTCGGCGCGGCCTCCGGACTCGACCTGGCGCCCGATCCGGGCGGCGCCGCCTTCTACGGCCCGAAGATCTCCGTTCAGGTCAAGGACGCGCTCGGTCGAAGCTGGCAGATGTCGACGATCCAGCTGGACTTCAACTTCCCGGAGCGATTCGACCTGGAGTACACCGCCGCCGACGGCAGCAGGCAGCGCCCGGTGATGATCCACCGCGCGCTGTTCGGCTCGATCGAGCGGTTCTTCGGCATCCTCACCGAGCACTATGCGGGCGCGTTCCCGGCGTGGTTGGCGCCGGTGCAGGTGGTCGGGATCCCGGTCGCCGACGGCCACATCGAATACCTTGAATCCGTTGCGGAGCAACTGAGCTCACGCGGCATCAGGGTCGAGGTCGACACCAGCGACGATCGGATGGCGAAGAAGATCGTCAACCACAACAACCAGAAGGTGCCGTTCATGCTGCTGGCCGGCGACCGCGACGTCGACGCGGGTGCGGTGAGCTTTCGGTTCGGTGACCGCAGCCAGGTCAACGGCGTGCCTCGCGACGAGGCGGTCGAGACGATCGCGCGGTGGATCGCCGACCGGGAAAACGCCGCCCCCACAGCCGAACTGATGAAGGCGGCCACTCCGACGTGA
- a CDS encoding diacylglycerol kinase: MAIRVAHIGTGNVGSIALNHLISDPRFELTGVWVSSDAKVGRDAGELAGLDAPTGIVATNDLDVLLADQPECAVYCAMGDNRIPEAVTDVLRILSAGINVVGTSPGVFQYPWGVMPDKYIAPIEHAAQQGNSSLFISGVDPGFANDLIPFAIASTCQRIEQVRCMEIADYATYDGATVMFDVMGFGWTLDKTPMLLQPGVLGMAWGTTIRQLSAGFGIEVDEIKDSCIRIPAPEAFDVAVGHIPEGGQAALRFEIVGMVKGRPAIVIDHVTRLREDLCPEWPQPAQPGGSYKVEIVGEPSYTVDICPTSRRGDHNYAAIAAGAGRVVNAIPAVVAAPPGIRTTLDLPLITGKGLFDAK, translated from the coding sequence ATGGCGATCCGCGTCGCACATATCGGCACGGGCAATGTCGGCAGTATCGCGCTCAACCATCTGATCAGCGATCCGCGATTCGAACTCACCGGCGTGTGGGTTTCATCGGACGCGAAGGTCGGCAGGGACGCAGGTGAGTTGGCCGGGCTCGACGCACCGACAGGCATAGTCGCCACCAACGACCTCGACGTGCTGCTGGCCGACCAACCCGAGTGCGCCGTCTACTGCGCGATGGGCGACAACCGGATCCCCGAGGCGGTCACCGACGTCCTGCGCATCCTGTCTGCGGGCATCAATGTGGTCGGCACATCGCCAGGGGTGTTCCAGTATCCGTGGGGCGTCATGCCCGACAAATACATCGCGCCAATCGAACATGCCGCGCAACAAGGCAATTCGAGCCTGTTCATCTCCGGCGTCGACCCCGGCTTCGCCAACGACCTGATCCCGTTCGCCATCGCGAGCACCTGCCAGCGCATCGAACAGGTTCGGTGCATGGAGATCGCCGACTACGCCACCTACGACGGCGCGACGGTGATGTTCGACGTGATGGGTTTCGGCTGGACACTCGACAAGACGCCGATGTTGTTGCAGCCAGGGGTTCTCGGCATGGCATGGGGCACAACGATCCGCCAGCTGTCCGCCGGCTTCGGCATCGAGGTCGACGAGATCAAGGATTCCTGTATCAGGATCCCGGCGCCCGAGGCCTTCGACGTCGCGGTCGGCCACATCCCCGAGGGCGGTCAGGCCGCGCTGCGGTTCGAGATCGTCGGCATGGTCAAGGGCAGGCCCGCCATCGTCATCGACCACGTCACGCGGCTGCGCGAGGATCTGTGCCCCGAGTGGCCCCAGCCCGCACAGCCGGGCGGCTCGTACAAGGTCGAGATCGTCGGCGAGCCCTCCTACACCGTCGACATCTGTCCGACCAGTCGCAGAGGCGACCACAACTATGCCGCGATCGCGGCCGGTGCTGGCAGAGTGGTCAACGCGATCCCCGCGGTCGTCGCTGCGCCGCCGGGAATCCGGACCACGCTCGATCTGCCGCTGATCACCGGCAAGGGACTGTTCGACGCCAAATAG
- a CDS encoding GAF and ANTAR domain-containing protein, which translates to MTAVNDPAEVEATHLRIAEIVQELYGRDDVDSDTVIAELAEHAAVEVPGAQYAGVTVTRNGRHIETPAATHKWPILLDEIQQRHRQGPCLSAAWEEKTIHVRDLETDERFPLYARDVLAETPIRSVMSFQMWIAGETMGALNVYAETPNVFDDKTRAVGLVFAAHSSVAWNAARRDEQFKKALASRDVIGQAKGMLMERYGVNAIQAFDLLRKLSQDSNTPLIQIAADLVEKQQSAIE; encoded by the coding sequence ATGACTGCGGTGAATGATCCAGCTGAGGTGGAAGCAACCCACCTTCGCATCGCCGAAATCGTGCAGGAGCTGTACGGTCGCGACGACGTCGATTCCGACACGGTGATCGCCGAGCTGGCCGAGCATGCTGCCGTGGAGGTACCCGGGGCGCAGTACGCCGGGGTCACCGTCACCCGCAACGGCAGGCATATCGAGACCCCGGCGGCGACGCACAAGTGGCCGATACTGCTCGACGAGATCCAGCAGCGGCATCGCCAGGGACCATGCCTGTCAGCGGCTTGGGAAGAGAAGACGATTCACGTCAGAGACCTCGAGACCGACGAGCGATTTCCGTTGTACGCGCGAGACGTGTTGGCGGAAACCCCCATTCGCTCGGTCATGTCGTTCCAGATGTGGATCGCCGGCGAAACGATGGGTGCACTCAACGTGTACGCCGAGACACCGAACGTATTCGACGACAAAACCAGGGCCGTCGGCCTGGTGTTCGCCGCGCACTCCTCGGTGGCGTGGAACGCCGCCCGTCGCGATGAGCAGTTCAAGAAGGCGCTGGCGAGCCGCGACGTCATCGGGCAGGCCAAAGGGATGCTGATGGAGCGCTACGGCGTCAACGCCATCCAGGCCTTCGACTTGTTGCGCAAGCTGTCGCAGGACTCGAACACACCGCTGATCCAGATCGCCGCCGACCTCGTCGAAAAGCAGCAGTCTGCGATCGAATAG
- a CDS encoding DUF3618 domain-containing protein produces the protein MSQPEAARPEPGPDAGIDEIQDDIEKTRKELGQTVEDLSAKLDVKQRTKDKAAETKQRAAEKAIETKQAVVEKAHAVQHAAIDDGRAKITVPVAAAAVVGVVALMWFLRRRR, from the coding sequence ATGAGCCAACCCGAAGCCGCTCGTCCGGAGCCGGGTCCCGACGCGGGGATCGACGAGATTCAAGACGACATCGAGAAGACCCGCAAGGAGCTGGGCCAAACCGTCGAGGACTTGTCGGCCAAGCTCGACGTCAAGCAGCGCACGAAGGACAAGGCCGCCGAGACCAAGCAGCGCGCCGCCGAGAAGGCCATCGAGACCAAGCAAGCCGTCGTCGAGAAGGCCCATGCGGTCCAGCACGCGGCCATCGACGACGGCCGTGCCAAGATCACCGTTCCGGTGGCCGCGGCTGCCGTCGTCGGCGTGGTGGCGCTGATGTGGTTCCTGCGCCGACGGCGCTGA
- a CDS encoding HIT domain-containing protein — MTGDEEGRVVDHGVGEPDHLQRLWTPYRMNYLAEAPMKGGSAASTQPFTDIPTLNDEDGLVVARGEAVYVVLNLYPYNPGHSMVVPYRRVSELEDLTQEESVELMTVTQKVIRVIKAVSKPHGFNVGLNLGKSAGGSLAEHLHMHVVPRWSGDANFITIIGGSKVVPQLLRETRELLATEWANQS; from the coding sequence GTGACCGGTGACGAGGAAGGCAGGGTCGTCGACCACGGCGTCGGCGAGCCCGATCACCTGCAGCGACTCTGGACGCCCTACCGGATGAACTACCTGGCGGAGGCTCCGATGAAGGGCGGGTCTGCCGCCTCCACGCAGCCGTTCACCGACATCCCGACGCTCAACGACGAGGACGGCCTCGTCGTGGCACGCGGCGAAGCGGTCTATGTGGTGCTGAACCTCTACCCGTACAACCCGGGCCACTCGATGGTGGTGCCGTACCGACGGGTGTCCGAGCTCGAGGACCTCACCCAGGAGGAGAGCGTCGAGCTGATGACGGTCACCCAGAAGGTCATTCGGGTGATCAAGGCGGTGTCGAAGCCGCACGGCTTCAACGTGGGACTCAACCTCGGCAAGTCGGCGGGCGGCTCGCTTGCCGAGCACCTGCACATGCACGTGGTGCCGCGGTGGAGCGGTGACGCCAATTTCATCACGATAATCGGCGGCTCCAAGGTGGTCCCGCAGCTGCTGCGCGAGACCCGCGAGTTGCTCGCAACGGAATGGGCCAACCAGTCGTGA
- a CDS encoding TIGR02611 family protein: MTDDDTESKWSATKRRWARWRDRLRERPKVEFGYRIVVAVIGLGVLGLGIVAIPYPGPGWAIVFVGLGILATEFEWARRLLGYAKERYDKVMDWFHRQGKFVQILGGLLTALIVALTLWLLGALDWTGEVVGIEYPWLNSPIGVGD, from the coding sequence GTGACCGACGACGACACCGAATCGAAGTGGTCGGCCACCAAGCGCCGCTGGGCGCGCTGGCGCGACCGGCTGCGTGAGCGGCCGAAGGTCGAGTTCGGCTACCGCATCGTCGTCGCGGTGATCGGGCTAGGTGTCCTGGGTCTCGGCATCGTCGCCATTCCGTACCCGGGTCCGGGGTGGGCCATCGTCTTCGTCGGGCTGGGCATTCTGGCCACCGAATTCGAGTGGGCGCGCCGGCTGCTGGGCTACGCCAAGGAGCGCTACGACAAGGTCATGGACTGGTTCCACCGGCAGGGAAAGTTCGTGCAGATCCTTGGTGGGCTGCTCACCGCGTTGATCGTCGCGCTGACGCTGTGGCTGCTCGGCGCGCTGGATTGGACCGGCGAAGTCGTCGGAATCGAGTATCCGTGGCTGAACAGCCCGATCGGAGTCGGGGACTGA